CCACCGCTTCGAACGCGGCGTGGACCCCGAGGGCTGCGTGCGGGCCATCGAGCGCATCACCGCGCTGATCCTGCAGATCTGCGGCGGGGAGGCCGGCCCGATCGACGACCAGCAGCCGGCCATGCCACGGCCCGTGCCGGTCACCCTGCGGGTCGCGCGGGCCGCCAAGGTCATCGGCATGCCGGTCAGCCAGGCCGACTGCGCCGGCGTGATGCGCAAGCTGGGACTGGCCTTCGAAGAAGGCGACGGCGTGCTGCGGGTGACGCCGCCCAGCCGCCGCTTCGACCTGCGGATCGAGGAAGACCTGATCGAGGAAGTGATCCGGGTGCTGGGCTACGACCGCCTGCCGGCGACACCGCCGTTGGCGCCGGTGACGGCCCTGCCGCAGGACGAGCGCCGGCGGTCACGCCATGCGTTGCGCCATGCCATCGCCGCCCGCGACTACCAGGAGACGATCTCCTTCAGCTTCGTCGAGGAGCGCTGGGAGCGTGAGCTGGCCGGCAACGACCAGCCAATCCGCGTCTTGAACCCGATCGCCGCGCCGCTGGCGGTGATGCGGTCCAACCTCGTCGGCAGCCTGGTCCAGGCGCTGCGCCACAACCTGGCACGGCGGGCGGAGCGGGTGCGGCTGTTCGAGGTCGGTCGGGTCTTCCACCGCGATGCCGACGCCGTCGACGGGCCGTTCTCGGTGGCCGGTGTGCGCCAGCCGATGCGTGTCGGCGGGCTGGCCTGGGGGCCGGCCGAGCAACTGCAGTGGGCGACGAAGGAGCGGCACGTCGACTTCTTCGACGTCAAGGGCGACGTGGAGGCGCTGCTGGTGCCGGCGACGGCCCGGTTCGTTCCGACCGCCGGCGACGCGGCGCATCCGGCGCTCCATCCCGGCCGCGCCGCGTGGGTGGAACTGGACGGCCGCCGCGTCGGCTTCGTGGGCGAGTTGCACCCGCGCTGGCGTCTGGCCTACGAGCTGCCCTCCGCCCCGGTGGTGTTCGAACTGGACCTCGACGCGCTGCTGCAGCGGCCGCTGCCGGCCTTCCAGCCGCTGCCCAAGCAGCTGTCGACCTGGCGCGACCTCGCCGTCGTGGCGCCGCAGTCGCTGCCGCACGATGCCGTGGTGCAGGCCATCGCCGACGCGGACCCGCTGCTGCGCTCGGTGCGGTTGTTCGACGTCTGGCAGCCGGCGCAGCCCACCGCCGACATCGGGCCCGGCGAGCACAGCCTGGCGCTGCGGCTCGAGTTGCGCGACGACGACGCCACGCTGACCGACGATCGCATCGAAGCGGTCGTTCGTCGCGTCATCACGCAACTGAGTGGCCTGGGCGCGCGGCCGCGCGGCTAGCATGCCCGGGAACCTCCACCACACCGTGCCATGAGCCAAGACGACGCCGCCGCGCCCGCCGCACCGCTGCTGCTGCCCACGCTGGAGACGCCGACGCTGACCAAGGCCGAGCTGGCCGAGTTGCTCTTCGAGCGGCTGGGCCTGAACAAGCGCGAGTCCAAGGACATGGTCGAGGCCTTCTTCGAGCTGCTGCACGGCAGCCTCGCGTCCGGCGAGGACGTGAAGCTGTCGGGCTTCGGCAACTTCAACATCCGCCGCAAGGCGCCGCGGCCGGGCCGCAACCCGCGCACCGGCGAGGCCATTCCCATCAAGGCGCGCAACGTCGTGACATTTCACGCCAGCCACAAGCTCAAGGCCCTGGTGCAGGGCGACCCGGCGGCCGATGATCAGTTCGAGTAGAGTTCCAACGCCCTCCTGAAACGCCTTGATTTCAATGGAGAAACCGCTCCCGGCCATCCCGCCGAAACGCTACTTCACCATCGGTGAGGTGAGCGAGCTCTGCGGCGTGAAGCCCTATGTGCTGCGCTACTGGGAGCAGGAGTTCGGCCAGCTGCGCCCGATGAAGCGCCGGGGCAACCGGCGCTACTACCAGCACCACGAGGTGCTGCTCATCCGCCGCATCCGCGAGCTGCTGTACGAGCAGGGCTTCACCATCAGCGGCGCGCGCAACCGGCTGGGCGACGTCCTGGCCGCCACGACGCGCGACGCCGACGTTGCTGCGGTGGAGGAGGGTGCCGACCGGATCTCCTCGGCGGAAGAGGCCGCGGCGCCGGTGCCTGCCGGCCTGCCGCTGCGGGCAGCCCACGGCGGGCATGCCATGCCCGCCATGGCGGCCGGCGTCGATGGCGGCGTGGCCGAGCTCAGCGTGCGGCCGCGCACCGAGCCCTGGTCGATGGACCAGGTGCGCAGCGAACTGCTCTCCATCCGCGGGCTGCTCTCGGGCTGAGCCGCGGCCGGCAGCGCAAGTTGGCTATACTGCACGGCTTCGTCGGGGTGTAGCGCAGCCTGGTAGCGCACTTGCATGGGGTGCAAGGGGTCGCGAGTTCGAATCCCGCCACCCCGACCATTTAAATCAACGGGTTAGTCCTCACGAGGGGCTAACCCGTTTTGCTTCGTAGGGCCCCAGGGGTAAACCGCGGGGTAAACCGCGTGGCGGTTGCCCGGGCAACTTCTGGAACCAGCCGGTGTGGTCTAGGTGCGACGATGCAGCTGGAACACACAGCGCAGCGATCGAGCCGAAGCACGGGTCGGTCGGCAGGGTCGCATGACCAGAATCGGAAGCTTCGCCGCTGTGCCATGATCGCGCTGCTGCCGCACAACGCTGTGGTACGTTGGCTTGACCTACAGAGGGCCGCTTCACACACATCGCGAACCTCGAAGCGTCCGTGTCGCACGCGTGCAAACGACCCAGACCGGACCTTTGGCGCGTAGCCCGTCGGGTGGCGTTGGAGAGTGAAAGCAGGCATTCGTTCATCAAGCCTGATGGACGCCATGGGCGAGAGCGGTCGGGCGCCTCAGTTGTGGCCGGAGATGCAATGGGTTTGGTCACGCTCGAGAGTCGTTCCAGTGGTTGAGTCGGCGAGTCGAGCCTGAGGTGGTGATGACCGCGGCAGGTGTGAGGAAGACCCTGGCCACGCGCTACGCGCCGTGGCCGTCGTCCACCTCAAGACGCCGACCGAGGTGATTCAGGATTCACGGGGCAGAAGCAGCCTGACGTGCCGGCGGGATGGGAGCCTGCGCGTCGCGTAGCAACGATGCATCGCTAGTGCAAGCAGCGTGGCGTGGGTGTGGACAGGGGGACAAGCGATGCCAGTCTAGCCCTCGAGTGTTGCCACGTCCTCGGGCGGTGGGGTCGTGGCGGCCTGTCCGGCGCAGCCAACTGAGAGAACGCTTGCACTCCCAGTTGTTGCCGGGACGCGGTCCTGGCTGGCGGCGTGCGTGCCCGGCTGCGGGGTGACCCTCGGCGGGCAAGAACGGCTCGTCGTTCAGAAGGCGAAATGCGGCCGGGGGAGAGAGGGTTGTGACTAATTCGGACGAGGCGACCATCGATGTCGCGGAGCTTTCATGTGCGCAGCGCATCGAGCAACTCATGCGCCACCGGATCGACCACTACGTCGCAGGCCGCAGCGATCCGAGCATCTACCAGAGCGTTCGAAACATGTCGCAGTTTGTTTCCGACGACTACGGCAATCGCTTCCTGATCGAGCTCATCCAGAACGCCCACGACGCGCACGATGCGTCTCGGAGTGATGGCGAGATCGCGGTGGTCCTTGATTCCGACGATGGCCATGGCTGCCTCTATGTCGCGAATCGGGGCACGGGTTTCGTCGAGGCCAACCTCAAGGCCATCACCAACATCGCGCTCAGCACCTCCAGCATCGGTCTGTCTTGTTGCCTCGAGCGCAACGCCGAGCTTGGGCGGTCCCTGCTTCGCACGGCTGGGCTGTCGTGCTACGCATCCCGCCACTGCGCGTCTCGCCCTTGACGGGCTTCCATCCCTCGCGCAACACGTTTCGGCCCGCTGCGCTGGGCGGGTGACGAGGGCGGCCCTTCCCGTGGGCGGGGATCGCGGGCCCTGATGTCCGTCGCGGGCACGCGACCGACGGTCCCGCTTGACGAACTGGCCCGCTGCTCGCGCACTGCGCTGCGCTCCACTGCGTTGCGCTCCGCTCCCGTGAGCTGCGCTCGTGCCAGATCGTCACCCTGGCCACCCGCCACGCCCCAAAGCCGGGCCGCCAGAACGCAAAGAGTGCTCGGGCCGGCTCGACCCCCGCGCGAGTCGATTCGCTTGGTGGCACGTAAGTCGCAGAGCCGCGGCCCTCATGAACATGGGCGGGCCGCTCGCGGGCAGCAGTCGCGCCTGCTGCGCCGTCACGCCGGCCGCGGTTGCTCGGGCCCTGTGGTGCGCGGTCGCTGCGCGATGAGCCGGTTCAGCCCACCGCGATCCCCCAGACCGCGCCCCCGTCCTGGGTGAGGGGGACTTGCTGGGGGATCTTCAATGCGGTGGGCCGGGAAACCGGCTCACTGTTTCTCGTGCTGGCGACCGCCTGAACAGCCACCCCACCCCCCGCCCGCCCCAGGGCGGGAGCGAGGAGTCCGAGCGAAGGATCAGTTTTCAGTAGCCCGAGGCGGGATGCGGCTGGTCCTTCGATGAGGAGTTCATCATGGCTTTCGTTCGTGTAGAGCAGCGCAATGCACATCTGGCCGGCAACGTCCGGCTCGTTTCCGTCGAGGGGCGCGACGGCCCGATCAGCAAGGCGACGCTGACCGCGATCAGCAACACCCGGCGCGGTTCGGGCGACAACCGGGGCGATGAGGCGACCGCGATCCTGTGGACGCTGTGGGGCAAACAGGCCGACAACGCGGCGCAGTACTTGGCCAAGGGCAGCCACGTAAACGTGGTCGGCCGGGTGCAGAACAACAACTACGAGCGCGACGGCGAGACCGTCTATTCGATGGCCTTCACGGCCGAGGAACTCGACTACCTCGACACCAAGGCCGCGGGCGACGCCCTGCGCGCGAAGCAGGGCAACGGGCCGGACGAGGACCAGCCTGCGGCGGACGCCGAGCCCGCGACCGCCAAGGCCGCGAAGGGCACGAAGGGCCGCAAGGCTCCCGCCAAGACCGCACAGGCCGACCTCGACGAGCACGGCGACCCGATCCCGTTCTGAACGACCCGGGGCGAAGCCGTGCTCTCTCGCGCTTCGTCCCTTCATCCATCCTAACGATTGAAGGAACCGACATGTACTCAACGCATACCGAATCGAGGGGCAACCTCGCAACGCGTTTCGCGCGCAATACTCGCGTTCTGCGCGGCGACGTCCCGCTGAGCGAGGAGCAGATGCGCGCCGCAGCCCCCTCGGTCTTCGCCGAAGGCAAGCACGCGAGCCGTTCCGAGCGCTACACCTACATCCCGACCATCGAAGTCCTGCGCGGGTTGCGCAAGGAGGGGTTCGAGCCCTACATGGTCGCGCAGGGTGCCAGCCGCATCGAGGGCAAGGCCGAGTTCACCAAGCACATGATCCGCATGCGCCACGCGGGGCAGGTGCAGACCCGGCCCGAGGCGAACGAGATCATCCTGATCAACAGCCACGACGGGGCCAGCAGCTACCAGATGCTCGCCGGCATGTTCCGCTTCGTCTGCTGCAACGGCCTGGTGGTGGGCGAGGTGGTGGAGGACATCCGCATTCCGCACAAGGGCAACATCCAGGGCGACGTGATCGAAGGCGCGTTCCGCGTGCTCGACAAGTTCGAGGCCGTGGAGCAGCACACCGAGGCAATGAAGGCGCTGCCGCTTGAGCCGCGCGAGGAAATCGCATTCGGCACCGCCGCGCTGGCGCTGCGCTTCGGTGAGCGACCGGTCGACGAGACGGGCGGCCATCGGCCGGCGCCGGTGACGGCCGAGCAACTCAACGAGGCGCGCCGCGTCGAGGACATCGGGCACAACCTCTGGACCACGTTCCAGCGCGTGCAGGAGAACGTGATGCGCGGCGGGCAGCCGGGCCGCAGCGTGCAGGGCCGCAGGCTCCAGACCCGACCGGTCGGCAGCATCGACCGTGGCGTGAGCCTGAACCGGGCGCTGTGGATGCTGGCCGAGGAGATGCGGCAGATCAAGGCGGCGTCGTGATGACGTGACTCAGGACGATGACTTCGAGGCTGAAGTCATCGCTCGATCTTGTCGAAACCGGCCCGACGATCGGGCCGGTCCTCAACGAATGCTGCGGAGCTGCGCCATGAGTCCACATGAAGAGATCGAAGCTGCGCGCGACGAGTTTCAGAGCCGGTCGCGCGCCGCCACCGCCACCGGCGCGCAGGCCTTTGCCCGCCTGCTGCGCCTGGCCGAGGAGCGCGACTCCGTGCAGATCGTCCGCGTCGCGCGCTTCCTGGCGGCCACCTACAACGGGCGGGCCTTCCGCTCAACGTGTTCGAGCTGCGCGCGGTCGACGTCGCGATCAGCGACGACATGCTGCGCTGCCTCGACGCGCTGCGCTGGGGCCGCGCCGACCTGCACACGCTGGTCCCTGATGGCGACCGTCGCCTGCAGGCCGTCATCGCGCGCTGGGGCTTGCGCTGGCCCGTGGGCGACTGATCCGGTACCGATGACTTTCCTCTGAAAGTCATCGCCACCACACCGCAATCCCACGCCGATCATTGATCGCGCGCGGTGCTCCCGCTGCGGGCTGCAAAACGTTCGCCGGCCTCCGCTGCCGCCTCGGCCGGCTCGGGGGATCCGGCTCCGGCCCATCGAGGACGCGGCGCCGGACAGGGCTCCATCGCACGCACCGCGCCCACCTCCCGGGTCGGTGGTCCGCGATCCGTTCGCGAAGGAGCGCCAGCCCATGAAGACCCTCGTCCTGTGCAACCAGAAGGGTGGCGTCGGCAAGAGCGCCGTCGCCACGCTGCTGGCGCACCACCTTGTCCATCGCGGCCGCCGAGTGCTCGCGATCGACCTCGATCACCAGGCCAACTTCACCAAGCCGCTACGCCTGTCGGGGAAGCCGACGCCGAGCGCGTGCACGGCCGAGGCACTGCTCACCGGAACACCGCCCGCCATTCCCGACAAGCCGTTTGTGCTGGTTCCCGGGGACCGCGCACTGCTCGGTCTGGAGCGCCAGCCCGCGCTGCACACGCCGTTCGCCCGAAACGTCCGTGCCGTCCTCGCGGCCGTGGACGCACGCTTCGACGTGTGCGTCATCGACACGAACCCGAATCCCGACATCCGTGTCATCGCCGCGGTGGCTTCGGCCGACTTCGTGCTGTCGCCGATCCAGCTCAACCAGGAGGCAATGGATGGCGTCAGCGGCCTGCTGAACCACGACCGCGTCGGCCTGCGCAAGATCAAGGCGGTACTGAACCCCAAGCTCGCGCTGATCGGGCTGCTGCCGACGATGGTGGAGCCGACACCGTTCCAGCGGGCGAACTTCACCCAGGTCGTGCGGCAGTACCACGCCCTGATGATCCGCATCGGCGATGGGCCTGGCGCGTTCGCGTCGATCCCGCGCCGTTCGTGCGTCGCTGAAGCCCAGGCCGAAGGCGCCGTGCTGTGGGAGATGAAGAAGACCGCCGCGCGCGACGCCTGGCGCGAGATCGAACCGAGCCTCTCGCGAATCGCCGACATCCTGACCGATGTCGCCACTGCCACGAAGCGCACAGAGGCCGCCGATGCCGCTGCAACTTGATGACCTGGCTGCGCTCGATGCGCCCAGCCCCACGTCGTCCGGGCAGCCGCTGCTGCTGCCGGTGGAAGCCATCGACGAAGACCCCGATCAACCGCGCCACGAGTTCGACGCCAACGGCCTGCAGGAGCTGGCCGAGACGATCCGGGAGCGTGGGGTGCGGCAGCCGATCTCGGTGCGGCCAAGCCTGCAGCACGCCGGTCGCTGGCTGCTGAACTTCGGCGCGCGGCGCCTGCGGGCATCGAAGCTTGCGGGCCTGGAGACCATCCCGGCCTTCATCGACACCACGGCCGACAGCTACGACCAGGTCATCGAGAACGAGCAGCGCGAGGGCCTGAAGCCGCTCGAACTGGCGCTGTTCGTGCAGAAGCGCCTGGCGCTCGGCGACAAGCAGGCCGACATCGCCAAGAACCTCGGCAAGAGCCGGCAGTGGGTGACCTTGGCGACCGCGCTGATCGAGGCGCCCGGCTGGTTGCTGCAGGCGTACAGGGAAGGGCGCTGCCGCGGGATGATGGAGCTGTACGAACTGCGGCGACTGCACGGCGAGCATCCGCAGTACATCGAAGCGTGGGTCTCGGACCGCGAGTCGATCACCCGGGACAGCGTGGCGGCGATGAAGGCGGAGCTGACCGGTGTCGTGCCGGGTTCGGCCCGGCCCGGGGCTTGCGCAATGATGCAGACCGTCGATGCAGCGCGAGTCGACAGTGAACCAGGCGAAGCGGCCAAACACCCTGCACAACGAGCGCGACCGCAGCCGAAGACAAACAAGCGGCTGCACGTGGAGATGGACGGCCAGGACTTCCAACTGGTGGTCTCGGTTGCCCCTGGCAAGGAGGGCCATCTGTACGTACGGCCCTTGACCGGTGGCCCACGCCGGCTGGCGCCGGCCACGGCACTCAAGTTGCGCGGGTTCGTCAGTCGTTAACGGTGTCGAACCCCTACGACAGGGGCGCTCACGTGGCGCCCCTCTCATTTGCCGTGCGCGTCGTCGACGCTGTCAAACGGTTTGACAGGCGCGCCGGGTCTCGTCGAGACCGACGAATCTCCGGCCAAATTCGTCGGTCTTTCGACCTCGAGTCGAGCCGAGACTAGATGCGAAGGTGAGTGCAGGATAGGCGCGGTGGCGCCGATGTCTGACACGCTCCGCTTGTCAGGAGTCTCGGGTTGGCGCCCTCGGCACGTGATCGCATCAGCGTTGACCTGCACGGCCTGAAGGCCGCGCTGGTGGCGCGTGCTGCGGCCGAGCGAGTCCACGTGTCAGTCGTGGTGCGGCGTGCGGTCGAGCGCGAGCTGGGCGTGATCGCGACCACTGACCCCGCCGGCGAGCCCATCAGCCCGCCTGCCGCAGGCGGCTCGGTGAAGCTGTCAATCCGATTGACAAGTGCGGGGGCAGCGCAGCTTGCAGCGGGCGCGGCGCGAGCCGGCTTGTCGCGCAGTTCCTATGTCGCCGGCTTGCTGGCCGAGGTACCGCTGCTGGTGGGCGGCTTAGCAGCCCGCCCGGACCTCCTCGCGGCACTCAACGCGTCCTGCGCCGAGCTCTCGACGCTGACCCGGAACCTGCACCACCTGACGACTCTGTTGCGCCAGGGCCAAGTGCGAGCCGCGATGGAGTACCGCGAGATGCTCGACACGCTCGGCAGCGATGTACGGGAGCACCTGGCAATGGCCGCTGGCCTGCTGGCCGAACTGCGGCCGCCAGGGCCGATCCGCGTCGGCGCCCAACGGGAGCCACGCGCTGCTGCATGACCTGAAGGAGATCGCCATGGCCGAGCCGCACGACATCGATGGCGTCCTGATCCAGTGGGGGGGGACCGCCTGTTCTATCCGGGCAATCGGGTTGTCAAGACCAATCCGCAGCCGAAACTCAGCGCCCTCGTTGCACGGCAGCGCGCCGCCGCGATCCGCGAGCGCATCGCGGCGACCGTCGTGCGCCGCGCACCGCAGGTGATGGTCAAGGTGACGGGCGGCGGGCGCGGCATGAAGGCCATCGCGGCGCACTTCCGCTACATCAGCAAGAACGGCCGGCTCGAAATCGAGGACGAGCGTAGCCAGACGATGCGCGGCAAGGGCACGCTGGCCGAGCTGGCCGACGACTGGCGCTACGGCGGCAGCCTGATCGAAGACACGAGTCCCCGGCGAGAGGCCTTCAACATCATGCTGTCTATGCCGCGCGGCACCGACCCGGCGAGCGTGCTCTGGGCAGCGCGCGAGTTCGCCAAGTCCGAGCTGGCAGACCACAAGTTCGTGATGGTCCTGCACGACCACCAGGCCAACCCGCACGTGCACATCAGCGTTCGCGCCGAGTCGAAGCATGGCCGGCGCCTGAATCCGCGTAAGGCGGACCTGCACCGCTGGCGCGAGACGTTCGCGGCGAAGCTGCGCGAGCGGGGCATAGAGGCTGAGGCGACGCGTCAAGCAACGCGAGGTGCGTCGCGTGACTATCCGGCGCTTTGGCAAGTGAACGCGCGCGCCGATGGCAGGCTCCTGAAGCCTGAACCGGCCGCGAGCAAGGGCGCTGGCGCGCGGGCCAGCCAGGATGCCGCCCACGCTGCCTGGCGCGAGCTTGCAG
The sequence above is a segment of the Aquabacterium sp. J223 genome. Coding sequences within it:
- the pheT gene encoding phenylalanine--tRNA ligase subunit beta, producing the protein MQFPESWLREYCNPPLTTEALADTLTMAGLEVEALERAAPPFSRVVVAEILTAEPHPDADRLRVCQVEAGPHSKDGPLQIVCGAPNARAGLKVPLALVGAELPPGEDGQPFRIKQGTLRGVESQGMLCSARELKLTDDHAGLLELDPSAPVGQDLRDWLTLDDAVFTLKLTPNLGHALSVQGVAREVSALTGAPLTLPVVPPVPPRHDARLPVTVEATDLCGRFAGRIVRGVNPRAATPAWMVERLARCGQRSVSPLVDISNYVMFECGQPSHIFDLAKIHGGLTVRWGRPGESLKLLNGNTVELDEQVGVIADERGVESLAGIMGGDATAVSDDTRDIYVEAAFWWPEAVAGRGRRYGFSTDAGHRFERGVDPEGCVRAIERITALILQICGGEAGPIDDQQPAMPRPVPVTLRVARAAKVIGMPVSQADCAGVMRKLGLAFEEGDGVLRVTPPSRRFDLRIEEDLIEEVIRVLGYDRLPATPPLAPVTALPQDERRRSRHALRHAIAARDYQETISFSFVEERWERELAGNDQPIRVLNPIAAPLAVMRSNLVGSLVQALRHNLARRAERVRLFEVGRVFHRDADAVDGPFSVAGVRQPMRVGGLAWGPAEQLQWATKERHVDFFDVKGDVEALLVPATARFVPTAGDAAHPALHPGRAAWVELDGRRVGFVGELHPRWRLAYELPSAPVVFELDLDALLQRPLPAFQPLPKQLSTWRDLAVVAPQSLPHDAVVQAIADADPLLRSVRLFDVWQPAQPTADIGPGEHSLALRLELRDDDATLTDDRIEAVVRRVITQLSGLGARPRG
- a CDS encoding integration host factor subunit alpha, with translation MSQDDAAAPAAPLLLPTLETPTLTKAELAELLFERLGLNKRESKDMVEAFFELLHGSLASGEDVKLSGFGNFNIRRKAPRPGRNPRTGEAIPIKARNVVTFHASHKLKALVQGDPAADDQFE
- a CDS encoding MerR family transcriptional regulator gives rise to the protein MEKPLPAIPPKRYFTIGEVSELCGVKPYVLRYWEQEFGQLRPMKRRGNRRYYQHHEVLLIRRIRELLYEQGFTISGARNRLGDVLAATTRDADVAAVEEGADRISSAEEAAAPVPAGLPLRAAHGGHAMPAMAAGVDGGVAELSVRPRTEPWSMDQVRSELLSIRGLLSG
- a CDS encoding single-stranded DNA-binding protein, with the translated sequence MAFVRVEQRNAHLAGNVRLVSVEGRDGPISKATLTAISNTRRGSGDNRGDEATAILWTLWGKQADNAAQYLAKGSHVNVVGRVQNNNYERDGETVYSMAFTAEELDYLDTKAAGDALRAKQGNGPDEDQPAADAEPATAKAAKGTKGRKAPAKTAQADLDEHGDPIPF
- a CDS encoding DUF932 domain-containing protein; this encodes MYSTHTESRGNLATRFARNTRVLRGDVPLSEEQMRAAAPSVFAEGKHASRSERYTYIPTIEVLRGLRKEGFEPYMVAQGASRIEGKAEFTKHMIRMRHAGQVQTRPEANEIILINSHDGASSYQMLAGMFRFVCCNGLVVGEVVEDIRIPHKGNIQGDVIEGAFRVLDKFEAVEQHTEAMKALPLEPREEIAFGTAALALRFGERPVDETGGHRPAPVTAEQLNEARRVEDIGHNLWTTFQRVQENVMRGGQPGRSVQGRRLQTRPVGSIDRGVSLNRALWMLAEEMRQIKAAS
- a CDS encoding ParA family protein, which codes for MKTLVLCNQKGGVGKSAVATLLAHHLVHRGRRVLAIDLDHQANFTKPLRLSGKPTPSACTAEALLTGTPPAIPDKPFVLVPGDRALLGLERQPALHTPFARNVRAVLAAVDARFDVCVIDTNPNPDIRVIAAVASADFVLSPIQLNQEAMDGVSGLLNHDRVGLRKIKAVLNPKLALIGLLPTMVEPTPFQRANFTQVVRQYHALMIRIGDGPGAFASIPRRSCVAEAQAEGAVLWEMKKTAARDAWREIEPSLSRIADILTDVATATKRTEAADAAAT
- a CDS encoding ParB/RepB/Spo0J family partition protein, encoding MPLQLDDLAALDAPSPTSSGQPLLLPVEAIDEDPDQPRHEFDANGLQELAETIRERGVRQPISVRPSLQHAGRWLLNFGARRLRASKLAGLETIPAFIDTTADSYDQVIENEQREGLKPLELALFVQKRLALGDKQADIAKNLGKSRQWVTLATALIEAPGWLLQAYREGRCRGMMELYELRRLHGEHPQYIEAWVSDRESITRDSVAAMKAELTGVVPGSARPGACAMMQTVDAARVDSEPGEAAKHPAQRARPQPKTNKRLHVEMDGQDFQLVVSVAPGKEGHLYVRPLTGGPRRLAPATALKLRGFVSR
- a CDS encoding relaxase/mobilization nuclease domain-containing protein → MGGDRLFYPGNRVVKTNPQPKLSALVARQRAAAIRERIAATVVRRAPQVMVKVTGGGRGMKAIAAHFRYISKNGRLEIEDERSQTMRGKGTLAELADDWRYGGSLIEDTSPRREAFNIMLSMPRGTDPASVLWAAREFAKSELADHKFVMVLHDHQANPHVHISVRAESKHGRRLNPRKADLHRWRETFAAKLRERGIEAEATRQATRGASRDYPALWQVNARADGRLLKPEPAASKGAGARASQDAAHAAWRELAAALAATGRQEDKQLARSIEAFAAGNAARAVTHVPEQPARTQAPTRTSPAR